The Planktothrix tepida PCC 9214 genome has a segment encoding these proteins:
- a CDS encoding PqqD family protein — protein MMNPDEKFNANTPKVVHETIDGEVVVVNLEQGDYFSLVKVGADIWDGLIRGLSRGDIVSEIIQRYEGEHTIIENAVNHFIEQLQQEELIVVNTGDGVDSHNNPNDLTPTLPNLEKLKFEPPSLQKYTDMEELLALDPIHEVDEEIGWPSAKVEV, from the coding sequence ATGATGAATCCAGACGAAAAATTTAATGCCAATACGCCCAAAGTTGTTCATGAAACTATTGATGGTGAAGTCGTTGTTGTCAACTTGGAGCAGGGAGATTATTTTAGTTTAGTTAAAGTGGGTGCAGATATTTGGGACGGTTTGATTAGAGGTCTTTCCAGAGGCGATATTGTATCAGAAATCATTCAGCGCTATGAGGGTGAACACACCATTATTGAAAATGCAGTTAATCATTTTATCGAACAATTACAACAGGAAGAACTAATTGTTGTCAATACAGGAGATGGGGTAGACAGTCACAACAACCCTAACGATCTAACTCCAACCCTTCCTAACTTAGAAAAATTAAAATTTGAACCTCCCAGCTTACAGAAATACACGGATATGGAAGAACTACTGGCTTTAGATCCTATCCATGAAGTTGACGAGGAAATCGGTTGGCCGAGTGCTAAAGTTGAAGTTTAA